Proteins encoded within one genomic window of Micromonospora halotolerans:
- a CDS encoding putative RNA methyltransferase — translation MDARILTRLRCPVCGEPLAETTAGTARALRCPRRHSFDVARQGYVNLLAGRAPHTGDSAEMVAARAEFLAAGHYAAVAAALADAARRIVHGGDPPAALADAARRIVHDGVAPAANPAGGDGAYPLVVDAGAGTGWYLAAVLAALPDAVGLALDVAKPALRRAARAHPRAAAALADTWQRLPLADHAATVLLNVFAPRNGAEFHRVLDPAGALLVVTPAADHLAELVDALDLLRVDPAKADRVAGSLGAHFTEESATEHRAPLRLSRTEVATLVGMGPSAWHADRARLAERIAALPEPVPVTLAVRLGVHRPR, via the coding sequence GTGGACGCCCGCATCCTGACCCGGCTGCGCTGCCCGGTCTGCGGCGAACCGCTGGCCGAGACCACCGCCGGCACGGCCCGGGCGCTGCGCTGCCCGCGCCGGCACAGCTTCGACGTCGCCCGCCAGGGGTACGTCAACCTGCTCGCCGGCCGCGCCCCGCACACCGGGGACAGCGCCGAGATGGTCGCGGCCCGCGCCGAGTTCCTGGCCGCCGGCCACTACGCCGCCGTCGCCGCCGCGCTCGCCGACGCGGCCCGGCGGATCGTGCACGGCGGGGACCCGCCCGCCGCGCTCGCCGACGCGGCCCGGCGGATCGTGCACGACGGGGTCGCGCCCGCCGCGAACCCGGCCGGCGGCGACGGGGCGTACCCCCTGGTGGTGGACGCCGGCGCCGGCACGGGCTGGTACCTCGCGGCGGTGCTGGCGGCGCTGCCGGACGCGGTCGGCCTGGCCCTCGACGTCGCCAAGCCGGCGCTGCGCCGGGCGGCCCGCGCCCACCCGCGCGCCGCCGCCGCGCTCGCCGACACCTGGCAGCGGCTGCCCCTGGCCGACCACGCCGCGACGGTGCTGCTGAACGTCTTCGCGCCGCGCAACGGCGCCGAGTTCCACCGGGTGCTCGACCCGGCCGGCGCCTTGCTGGTGGTCACCCCGGCCGCGGACCACCTCGCCGAGCTGGTCGACGCGCTCGACCTGCTCCGGGTGGACCCGGCGAAGGCCGACCGGGTGGCCGGCAGCCTGGGCGCCCACTTCACCGAGGAGTCGGCCACCGAGCACCGGGCCCCGCTGAGGCTCAGCCGCACCGAGGTGGCCACCCTCGTCGGGATGGGCCCGAGCGCCTGGCACGCCGACCGGGCCCGGCTCGCCGAGCGGATCGCGGCGCTGCCCGAGCCGGTGCCGGTCACCCTCGCCGTGCGGCTCGGCGTGCACCGGCCGCGCTGA
- a CDS encoding roadblock/LC7 domain-containing protein, whose protein sequence is MTTTQDLGWLLANFADRVPGVAHAVAVSADGLLLASSRDLPRDRADQLAAISSGLVSLTQGAARCFEGGAVLQTVVEMDNGFLFLMSISDGSSFAVLAARSCDVGQVGYEMALLVDRVGDALTPQPRTAVGMMG, encoded by the coding sequence ATGACAACTACGCAGGATCTCGGATGGCTGCTGGCCAACTTCGCCGACCGAGTGCCCGGTGTGGCGCACGCGGTCGCCGTCTCCGCCGACGGCCTGCTCCTCGCTTCGTCCCGTGACCTTCCGCGGGACCGCGCGGACCAGTTGGCGGCGATCTCGTCCGGGCTGGTCAGCCTGACCCAGGGCGCGGCCCGCTGCTTCGAGGGCGGGGCGGTGCTGCAGACCGTCGTCGAGATGGACAACGGCTTCCTGTTCCTGATGTCCATCTCGGACGGCTCGTCCTTCGCCGTGCTCGCCGCGCGCAGCTGCGACGTCGGGCAGGTCGGTTACGAGATGGCCCTGCTCGTCGACCGGGTGGGCGACGCCCTGACCCCGCAGCCGCGCACGGCTGTCGGGATGATGGGCTGA
- a CDS encoding ATP-binding protein — MDWESPLSWDADTAVETIARLARDGKAEVPVYAIGADRRVATRPFDVDGSPLFVAEGIFAAEIVAECRRRGLLAGAYALRRPRGATFVRRLTRDLAEQRKAPRVLIRRGVALLRAEPAVLRRQTGLGAEAARAGQVLRRVAALLAGHPRQP; from the coding sequence GTGGACTGGGAGTCCCCGCTGTCCTGGGATGCGGACACGGCGGTGGAAACAATCGCCCGACTGGCCCGGGACGGCAAGGCCGAAGTGCCGGTTTATGCGATCGGCGCGGACCGTCGGGTAGCCACCCGGCCATTCGACGTCGACGGATCGCCACTTTTCGTCGCCGAAGGGATCTTCGCCGCCGAGATCGTGGCGGAGTGCCGCCGCCGGGGGCTGCTCGCCGGGGCGTACGCGCTGCGCCGTCCCCGCGGCGCGACCTTCGTGCGCCGGCTCACCCGCGACCTGGCCGAGCAGCGCAAGGCGCCCCGCGTGCTGATCCGGCGCGGGGTGGCGCTGCTGCGGGCGGAGCCGGCGGTGCTGCGCCGGCAGACCGGGCTGGGCGCCGAGGCGGCCCGGGCCGGGCAGGTGCTGCGCCGGGTGGCCGCCCTGCTCGCCGGCCACCCGCGGCAGCCCTGA
- a CDS encoding GTP-binding protein: MSHRPPAPSGRVTSAKIVIAGGFGVGKTTLVGSVSEITPLTTEAIMTSAGVGVDDTRQVPGKTTTTVAMDFGRISIDRDLILYLFGTPGQTRFWFMWDELVRGAIGAVVLVDTRRLADCFAAIDFFEHRRLPYLVAINCFDGMQYHDPQDVRDALAISSDVPVVACDARNRESTKHVLISLVEYVLTMRRSRAVAPA; encoded by the coding sequence ATGTCGCACCGGCCGCCTGCCCCGAGCGGGCGCGTGACGTCGGCGAAGATCGTTATCGCCGGTGGATTCGGCGTCGGCAAGACGACGCTGGTCGGCTCGGTCTCGGAGATCACGCCGCTGACCACCGAGGCGATCATGACCTCCGCCGGCGTGGGCGTCGACGACACCCGGCAGGTGCCGGGCAAGACGACGACCACGGTGGCCATGGACTTCGGTCGTATCTCGATCGACCGGGATCTGATCCTGTACCTGTTCGGTACGCCGGGTCAGACGCGGTTCTGGTTCATGTGGGATGAACTGGTCCGGGGTGCGATCGGCGCCGTCGTACTGGTCGACACCCGTCGGCTGGCCGACTGCTTCGCCGCCATCGACTTCTTCGAGCACCGGCGGCTGCCGTACCTGGTGGCCATCAACTGCTTCGACGGGATGCAGTACCACGACCCGCAGGACGTCCGGGACGCGCTCGCGATCTCCTCGGACGTGCCGGTGGTGGCCTGCGACGCCCGTAACCGGGAGTCGACGAAGCACGTGCTGATCTCGCTGGTCGAGTACGTGCTCACCATGCGGCGCTCGCGGGCCGTCGCCCCCGCCTGA
- a CDS encoding DUF742 domain-containing protein produces MVDRDEPTGALVRPYAVTRGRTRPRLEIALEALVETTVRGRSVATGNGGQGREHQYIAALCDGRVQSLAEIAARMQLPLGVARVLIADMATDGLVAVHEPTILDDSDDAVGTELLERVLSGLRRL; encoded by the coding sequence ATGGTTGATCGTGACGAACCGACCGGAGCGTTGGTCCGTCCGTACGCCGTGACCCGCGGTCGTACCCGCCCCCGGCTCGAGATCGCCCTGGAGGCGCTCGTCGAGACGACGGTGCGCGGCCGGTCGGTTGCCACTGGCAACGGTGGCCAGGGCCGGGAGCACCAGTACATCGCCGCGCTGTGTGACGGACGTGTGCAGTCGCTCGCCGAAATCGCGGCGCGCATGCAACTTCCGCTCGGCGTGGCCCGGGTGCTCATCGCCGACATGGCGACGGACGGCCTGGTCGCGGTCCACGAGCCGACCATTTTGGACGACTCCGACGACGCGGTGGGCACTGAACTGCTGGAGAGGGTGCTGAGTGGACTTCGCAGGCTCTGA
- a CDS encoding NADPH-dependent FMN reductase, producing MPRLNVIVASTRPGRVGRRIGDWFTAAAVRHAGFDEVRLIDLAEVGLPFHDEPHHPAEGIYLREHTRSWSATTAAADAFVLVMPEYNYGFSAPLKNAIDYLYHEWRHKPVGFVSYGMTSGGLRAVQMVKQVVTTLNMVPVNEAVTIFLQQALDDAGELLPDPGRDEAADLMLDQIARLAAALAPLRAVAA from the coding sequence ATGCCCCGCCTGAACGTGATCGTCGCCAGCACCCGACCCGGCCGGGTGGGCCGGCGGATCGGTGACTGGTTCACCGCCGCCGCCGTTCGCCACGCCGGCTTCGACGAGGTACGCCTGATCGACCTCGCCGAGGTCGGGCTGCCGTTCCACGACGAGCCGCACCACCCCGCGGAGGGGATCTACCTGCGCGAGCACACCCGGTCGTGGAGCGCGACCACCGCTGCCGCCGACGCCTTCGTGCTGGTGATGCCGGAGTACAACTACGGGTTCAGCGCGCCGCTGAAGAACGCGATCGACTACCTCTACCACGAGTGGCGGCACAAGCCGGTGGGCTTCGTGAGCTACGGCATGACGTCCGGCGGCCTGCGTGCGGTCCAGATGGTCAAGCAGGTGGTGACCACGTTGAACATGGTGCCGGTCAACGAGGCGGTGACCATTTTCCTGCAGCAGGCGCTGGACGACGCCGGCGAACTGCTGCCCGATCCCGGGCGGGATGAGGCGGCGGACCTGATGCTCGACCAGATCGCCCGGCTGGCCGCGGCGCTCGCCCCGCTGCGGGCGGTGGCGGCGTGA
- a CDS encoding DUF4272 domain-containing protein: MRVPAPDPRAVREASLDELSRLGLPLPPPQFPLVWEPGDEIELRPTPEIEARIAVLHVILARCFGMPAQAAMSWLLESHLVEMVTPPEWQFVMGGKGDHRSFVLHHDALFSLAWVLGLAKELDPTVPVDERLVERMPNLVTGENFGQWRARILAAPQHPADAAALLDLHYCLDWAYLEAEEAGLALPGLVDANAIGQRRWALEWAVMLRGPYHDEPPGWEEVDLST; the protein is encoded by the coding sequence GTGCGCGTACCCGCCCCCGATCCCCGGGCCGTTCGTGAGGCGAGCCTCGACGAGCTGTCCCGGCTGGGCCTCCCGCTGCCGCCCCCGCAGTTCCCGCTGGTCTGGGAGCCGGGAGACGAGATCGAGCTGCGCCCCACCCCGGAGATCGAGGCGCGGATCGCGGTGCTGCACGTGATCCTGGCCCGCTGCTTCGGGATGCCGGCGCAGGCGGCCATGAGCTGGCTGCTGGAGTCGCACCTCGTCGAGATGGTGACCCCGCCGGAGTGGCAGTTCGTGATGGGGGGCAAGGGCGACCACCGGTCGTTCGTGCTGCACCACGACGCGCTCTTCTCGCTGGCCTGGGTGCTCGGGCTGGCCAAGGAGCTGGACCCCACCGTGCCGGTGGACGAGCGGCTGGTCGAGCGGATGCCCAACCTGGTCACCGGGGAGAACTTCGGCCAGTGGCGCGCCCGGATCCTGGCCGCCCCGCAGCACCCGGCCGACGCGGCCGCCCTGCTGGACCTGCACTACTGCCTGGACTGGGCGTACCTGGAGGCGGAGGAGGCCGGCCTGGCGCTGCCCGGGCTGGTGGACGCCAACGCCATCGGGCAGCGGCGCTGGGCGCTGGAGTGGGCCGTGATGCTGCGCGGGCCGTACCACGACGAGCCGCCCGGCTGGGAAGAGGTGGACCTGTCCACCTGA
- a CDS encoding sensor histidine kinase codes for MSKRPTTAGSFLSRLSRPASRLRDMPIWSKLGLIMIVPTIATVVVGTSGLVDHLETLNNANRAGDLANLISYSGDLADTLQDERVASVLFLGSTEVQTRAQYQEAYNRANQRVDQAKGPYSRQRLEIDDLPRTFENRLKDVDQGLADLPGTRSQVSNGKLTSADAQRSYEALISDLLTIRDSAIQLAGDNDLSDRMRAAAAVARQKEYLAQRRVVVHEALNGKRLTPNLREQFTASGTGQTQALESFKAVANQADSEFFDQTVSGSDLRKADRYTSLIRANSSGDLSKPPFSTDEWDATMVANAKLIRTVEDRLDGNVVRQAGEVRSDTQRQVFLETGLLLSMLLLAILFAYLVARSMARSLRDLRQGALSVAQYGLPQAVARLRDPQVTGQLSPVQLANQIAEPLPVRSKDEFGQVTEAFNAVHLEAVRTAAEQAALRASVATMFVNLARRSQILVDRLIGHLDRLERGEEDPDRLAELFQLDHLATRMRRNDENLLVLAGADSTRVQREPAALIDVLRAAQSEVEHYTRIEFGVIDRDIEVAAHAVNDLVHLVAELFDNATAFSPPDSQVMVEARRVGDRASLYVEDRGIGISHEQLRDLNERLATPPQVDVAVSRMMGLVVVARLASRHGVKVELRPGADRGTVADVTLPTSVLVPRALAGRGQPAPALPAGGPQLGGPVPAFGQSGPAPAFGALAALGNGPHTPPPVPHPGTSGNQVTLGGRSFDPASRNGSGAPANAGGARSMPAWSDLTGAGPLAGGDGFTPRNPNGQPIDPLPQRRNPAEADPASTGQQPAIPRQLPSSPEARPYNPPPVSAPPVPPVSAPPLPPVSGVPVSGHPTSGYPTSGYPVSASPVSGYPVSASPVSGQPVSATPAAGHPVSVPPANQLPQRPAPPAPAPHVGAPPVWPPVATPEQAAAPAVPERLAAGLDMTTELPRVTRPETPPAANRPAPAPAPAPAPRPATPQQPGNRQRYADETMELPIFRELESAWFRTRRPGPNEEAAAAQAAAQPAAAQPAAANGAATQQFAKVDAAGRAVRQTPPGTTGNTPMAQTPTAGGAPQDNGATNGGARPGYAGALPTRQPAAPPQPGWQTAADDGWRAASKATEVPVEETTQKGLPKRTPMAQLVPGGVEKPSTSVQRRTPEGVRGLLSAYHRGVQRGRNNPTDSNSTGPEGTPGGQQSSQSGSGPVAGSGQKEQQG; via the coding sequence GTGAGCAAACGGCCAACGACGGCGGGCTCCTTCCTGTCGCGTCTGAGCCGGCCGGCCAGCCGGCTCCGCGACATGCCGATCTGGTCCAAGCTCGGCCTGATCATGATCGTGCCGACCATCGCGACAGTCGTGGTCGGCACCAGCGGTCTGGTCGACCACCTGGAGACGCTCAACAATGCCAATCGAGCCGGTGACCTGGCCAACCTGATCTCCTACTCGGGTGACCTGGCCGACACCCTCCAGGACGAGCGGGTCGCCTCGGTGCTCTTCCTCGGCTCGACGGAAGTGCAGACGCGGGCGCAGTACCAGGAGGCCTACAACCGGGCCAACCAGCGGGTCGACCAGGCGAAGGGCCCCTACTCCCGGCAGCGCTTGGAGATCGACGACCTGCCGCGCACGTTCGAGAACCGGCTGAAGGACGTCGACCAGGGGCTGGCCGATCTGCCGGGCACCCGCAGCCAGGTCTCCAACGGCAAGCTCACCAGCGCCGACGCGCAGCGGTCGTACGAGGCCCTGATCAGCGACCTGCTCACGATCCGCGACTCGGCCATCCAGCTCGCCGGCGACAACGACCTGAGCGACCGGATGCGCGCCGCGGCCGCGGTCGCGCGGCAGAAGGAATACCTCGCCCAGCGCCGGGTGGTCGTCCACGAGGCGCTGAACGGGAAGCGCCTCACCCCGAACCTGCGCGAGCAGTTCACCGCCAGCGGCACCGGCCAGACGCAGGCCCTGGAGAGCTTCAAGGCGGTCGCCAACCAGGCCGACTCCGAGTTCTTCGACCAGACCGTCTCCGGCTCCGACCTGCGCAAGGCGGACCGCTACACCAGCCTCATCCGGGCGAACAGCTCCGGTGACCTGTCGAAGCCGCCCTTCAGCACGGACGAGTGGGACGCCACCATGGTGGCCAACGCCAAGCTCATCCGCACGGTCGAGGACCGGCTGGACGGCAACGTGGTACGCCAGGCCGGCGAGGTGCGGTCGGACACCCAGCGCCAGGTGTTCCTGGAGACCGGCCTGCTGCTCAGCATGCTGCTGCTGGCCATCCTCTTCGCGTACCTGGTCGCCCGCTCCATGGCCCGCTCCCTGCGCGACCTGCGCCAGGGCGCCCTCTCGGTGGCCCAGTACGGCCTGCCGCAGGCGGTGGCCCGGCTGCGTGACCCGCAGGTCACCGGCCAGCTCTCCCCGGTGCAGCTGGCCAACCAGATCGCCGAGCCGCTGCCGGTGCGCAGCAAGGACGAGTTCGGTCAGGTGACCGAGGCGTTCAACGCCGTCCACCTGGAGGCCGTCCGCACCGCCGCCGAGCAGGCCGCCCTGCGGGCCTCCGTCGCGACCATGTTCGTCAACCTGGCCCGCCGGTCGCAGATCCTGGTCGACCGGCTGATCGGCCACCTCGACCGGCTGGAACGCGGCGAGGAGGACCCGGACCGGCTGGCCGAGCTGTTCCAGCTCGACCACCTGGCCACCCGGATGCGGCGCAACGACGAGAACCTGCTGGTCCTCGCCGGCGCGGACTCCACTCGCGTGCAGCGCGAGCCGGCCGCACTGATCGACGTGCTCCGCGCCGCGCAGTCCGAGGTCGAGCACTACACCCGTATCGAGTTCGGCGTGATCGACCGGGACATCGAGGTCGCCGCGCACGCGGTCAACGACCTGGTGCACCTGGTCGCCGAGCTGTTCGACAACGCCACCGCCTTCTCCCCGCCGGACTCGCAGGTCATGGTGGAGGCCCGCCGCGTGGGTGACCGCGCCTCCCTCTACGTCGAGGACCGGGGCATCGGCATCAGCCACGAGCAGCTCCGCGACCTGAACGAGCGGCTGGCCACGCCGCCGCAGGTGGACGTGGCGGTCTCCCGGATGATGGGCCTGGTCGTGGTCGCCCGGCTGGCCTCCCGGCACGGCGTGAAGGTCGAGCTGCGGCCCGGCGCCGACCGGGGCACCGTCGCCGACGTCACGCTGCCCACCTCGGTCCTGGTGCCGCGGGCCCTCGCCGGCCGCGGCCAGCCCGCGCCGGCCCTCCCGGCCGGCGGCCCGCAGCTCGGCGGTCCCGTCCCGGCGTTCGGCCAGAGCGGACCCGCGCCGGCCTTCGGCGCCCTGGCCGCCCTGGGCAACGGCCCGCACACCCCGCCGCCGGTCCCGCACCCCGGCACGTCCGGCAACCAGGTCACCCTGGGCGGGCGGTCCTTCGACCCGGCGTCGCGCAACGGCTCGGGCGCCCCGGCCAACGCGGGTGGGGCCCGGTCCATGCCGGCCTGGTCCGACCTGACCGGCGCCGGCCCCCTGGCCGGCGGTGACGGCTTCACGCCGCGGAACCCGAACGGCCAGCCGATCGACCCGCTGCCCCAGCGGCGCAACCCGGCCGAGGCCGACCCGGCCTCCACCGGTCAGCAGCCGGCCATCCCGCGGCAGCTGCCGAGCAGCCCGGAGGCCCGGCCCTACAACCCGCCGCCGGTCTCCGCCCCGCCGGTCCCGCCGGTGTCGGCGCCGCCGCTGCCACCGGTCTCCGGTGTCCCGGTCTCGGGTCACCCGACCTCCGGCTACCCGACCTCCGGTTACCCCGTGTCGGCGTCGCCGGTCTCCGGTTACCCCGTGTCGGCGTCGCCGGTCTCCGGTCAGCCCGTGTCGGCCACGCCGGCCGCCGGCCACCCCGTCTCGGTGCCTCCGGCGAACCAGCTGCCGCAGCGCCCCGCCCCGCCGGCTCCGGCGCCGCACGTCGGCGCCCCGCCGGTGTGGCCGCCGGTCGCCACGCCCGAGCAGGCCGCGGCTCCGGCGGTGCCGGAACGGCTCGCCGCCGGCCTGGACATGACCACCGAGCTGCCCCGGGTCACCCGTCCGGAGACGCCACCGGCCGCCAACCGGCCGGCACCGGCACCGGCACCGGCACCCGCGCCGCGGCCGGCGACCCCGCAGCAGCCGGGCAACCGCCAGCGGTACGCGGACGAGACGATGGAGCTGCCGATCTTCCGGGAGCTCGAGTCGGCCTGGTTCCGCACCCGACGGCCGGGGCCCAACGAGGAGGCGGCGGCAGCGCAGGCCGCGGCCCAGCCGGCCGCGGCGCAGCCGGCGGCGGCCAACGGCGCCGCGACCCAGCAGTTCGCCAAGGTCGACGCCGCCGGTCGGGCCGTGCGGCAGACACCACCCGGGACGACAGGTAACACACCGATGGCACAGACTCCGACGGCCGGCGGAGCGCCGCAGGACAACGGCGCGACGAACGGGGGGGCCCGTCCCGGTTACGCCGGTGCGCTGCCGACCCGGCAGCCCGCCGCCCCGCCGCAGCCCGGTTGGCAGACCGCGGCCGACGACGGTTGGCGGGCCGCCTCGAAGGCCACCGAGGTCCCGGTCGAGGAGACCACCCAGAAGGGCCTGCCGAAGCGGACGCCGATGGCCCAACTCGTTCCCGGTGGCGTCGAGAAGCCGTCCACCTCGGTGCAGCGCCGCACGCCGGAAGGCGTACGGGGTCTGCTCTCGGCCTACCATCGGGGCGTGCAGCGGGGGCGCAACAACCCGACTGACAGCAACTCCACCGGCCCGGAGGGGACTCCGGGCGGGCAGCAGTCCTCGCAGTCTGGCTCAGGCCCAGTGGCCGGGAGCGGGCAGAAGGAGCAACAAGGATGA
- a CDS encoding PPOX class F420-dependent oxidoreductase: protein MTARLWELFGERGRGVLVTLRRDGRPQLSNLDYLAEPGLIRCSTVGDRAKVRNLRRDPRASFHVSTPDGGAYAVAEGRVTLTPPAAATDDATVEELVEVYRRIRGEHPDWADYRAAMVADGRLVLRLTVERVYGWRP, encoded by the coding sequence GTGACCGCCCGGCTCTGGGAGCTGTTCGGCGAGCGGGGGCGCGGGGTGCTGGTCACCCTGCGCCGGGACGGCCGGCCGCAGCTCTCCAACCTCGACTACCTGGCCGAGCCGGGACTCATCCGCTGCTCCACCGTGGGTGACCGGGCCAAGGTGCGCAACCTGCGGCGCGACCCCCGGGCCAGCTTCCACGTCAGCACCCCGGACGGCGGGGCGTACGCGGTGGCCGAGGGGCGGGTTACGCTCACCCCGCCGGCCGCGGCGACCGACGACGCCACGGTCGAGGAACTGGTCGAGGTCTACCGGCGGATCCGGGGCGAGCACCCGGACTGGGCGGACTACCGGGCGGCCATGGTGGCCGACGGCCGGCTGGTGCTCCGCCTCACGGTCGAGCGGGTGTACGGCTGGCGGCCGTGA
- the yczE gene encoding membrane protein YczE: MSTSMPARAVRLLAGLALFGVSVGLLVRADLGLASWDVLHQGLAARTGLPMGLLVNGVALVVLLLWIPLRQRPGVGTVANVALVGLALDATLALLPPVGALVGRVPLLLAGILLNGVATALYLGARLGPGPRDGLMTGLAARGLPIGRVRTLIELVVLAIGWLLGGTVGPGTLLFALAIGPLVQYLAPRFTAPAPVRPAPTGVTPPCPA; encoded by the coding sequence ATGTCAACAAGCATGCCGGCCCGTGCGGTCCGGCTCCTCGCCGGCCTGGCGCTCTTCGGCGTCAGCGTCGGGCTCCTGGTCCGGGCCGACCTGGGACTCGCGTCGTGGGACGTGCTGCACCAGGGCCTGGCCGCGCGTACCGGGCTGCCCATGGGCCTGCTGGTCAACGGCGTCGCGCTGGTGGTGCTGCTGCTCTGGATCCCGCTGCGGCAGCGGCCCGGCGTCGGCACCGTCGCCAACGTCGCGCTGGTCGGCCTGGCGCTGGACGCCACGCTGGCGCTGCTGCCGCCGGTCGGGGCACTCGTCGGCCGCGTTCCCCTTTTGCTCGCCGGCATCCTGCTCAACGGCGTCGCTACGGCCCTCTACCTCGGAGCCCGGCTCGGCCCCGGTCCCCGTGACGGGCTCATGACCGGCCTGGCCGCCCGCGGCCTGCCGATCGGGCGGGTCCGCACCCTCATCGAGCTGGTGGTGCTCGCTATCGGCTGGCTGCTCGGCGGCACGGTCGGTCCCGGCACCCTGCTCTTCGCACTGGCCATCGGGCCGCTCGTCCAGTACCTCGCCCCCCGATTCACCGCGCCGGCCCCGGTCCGGCCCGCCCCCACAGGAGTGACCCCGCCATGCCCCGCCTGA
- a CDS encoding adenosine deaminase, producing MAISYEDIVKVPKALLHDHLDGGLRPATIVELAADAGHELPTTDPEALGRWFAEAANSGSLERYLETFAHTVAVMQTGPALRRVARECALDLAADGVVYAEVRFAPEQHLEQNLTLDEVVDAVVTGFREGSALAAEAGTPIRVGTLLTAMRHAARSQEIAELAVRHRDTGVVGFDIAGAEAGFPPTRHLDAFEYLQRENFHFTIHAGEAFGLPSIWQAIQWCGADRLGHGVRIVDDITPGNPPVLGRLAAYVRDKRIPLELCPSSNVQTGAAASIADHPIGLLRDLRFRVTVNTDNRLMSGTSMSREMALLVDAFGYGWKELQWFTINAMKSAFIPFDERLKIIDEVIKPAYAKLIG from the coding sequence ATGGCAATCTCGTACGAGGACATCGTCAAGGTCCCGAAGGCGCTGCTGCACGACCACCTCGACGGCGGTCTGCGGCCCGCGACGATCGTCGAGCTGGCCGCCGACGCCGGCCACGAGCTGCCCACCACCGACCCGGAGGCGCTGGGCCGCTGGTTCGCCGAGGCGGCGAACTCGGGTTCGCTGGAGCGCTACCTGGAGACGTTCGCGCACACCGTGGCGGTCATGCAGACCGGGCCCGCGCTGCGCCGGGTGGCCCGCGAGTGCGCGCTCGACCTGGCCGCCGACGGGGTGGTCTACGCCGAGGTCCGGTTCGCCCCCGAGCAGCACCTGGAGCAGAACCTCACCCTGGACGAGGTGGTCGACGCGGTGGTCACCGGCTTCCGGGAGGGCAGCGCCCTGGCCGCCGAGGCGGGCACCCCGATCCGGGTCGGCACGCTGCTCACCGCGATGCGGCACGCCGCCCGGTCGCAGGAGATCGCCGAACTGGCCGTGCGGCACCGGGACACCGGGGTGGTCGGCTTCGACATCGCCGGCGCGGAGGCGGGCTTCCCGCCCACCCGGCACCTGGACGCCTTCGAGTACCTCCAGCGGGAGAACTTCCACTTCACCATCCACGCCGGCGAGGCGTTCGGGCTGCCGTCGATCTGGCAGGCGATCCAGTGGTGCGGCGCGGACCGGCTCGGGCACGGCGTCCGGATCGTCGACGACATCACGCCCGGGAACCCGCCGGTGCTGGGCCGGCTGGCCGCGTACGTCCGGGACAAGCGGATCCCGCTGGAGCTGTGCCCCTCGTCCAACGTGCAGACCGGGGCGGCCGCGTCGATCGCCGACCACCCGATCGGGCTGCTGCGCGACCTGCGCTTCCGGGTGACGGTCAACACCGACAACCGGCTGATGAGCGGCACCTCGATGTCCCGCGAGATGGCCCTGCTGGTGGACGCCTTCGGCTACGGCTGGAAGGAACTCCAGTGGTTCACCATCAACGCGATGAAGAGCGCCTTCATCCCGTTCGACGAGCGGTTGAAGATCATCGACGAGGTGATCAAGCCGGCGTACGCCAAGCTGATCGGCTGA
- a CDS encoding MarR family winged helix-turn-helix transcriptional regulator, which produces MDEPRWLDEREDRAWRGYRRMRRLLDLELARELTQGAGLSEPDYDVLSDLSETPDQRLRLSELADRMLWSRSRLSHHISRMQQRGLVTREECATDGRGSIVVLTPAGRRAIEAAAPGHVAAVRRHLIDLLTAEEIAALGALTHRVVDHLTDRAATEA; this is translated from the coding sequence ATGGACGAACCACGGTGGTTGGACGAGCGGGAGGACCGGGCCTGGCGCGGCTACCGCCGGATGCGCCGCCTGCTCGACCTGGAGCTGGCCCGGGAGCTGACGCAGGGCGCCGGCCTCTCCGAGCCCGACTACGACGTCCTCTCCGACCTCTCCGAGACACCCGACCAACGGCTGCGGCTCAGCGAACTGGCCGACCGGATGCTCTGGTCGCGCAGCCGGCTCTCCCACCACATCTCCCGGATGCAGCAACGAGGCCTGGTCACCCGGGAGGAGTGCGCCACCGACGGCCGGGGATCGATCGTCGTCCTCACCCCGGCCGGTCGACGGGCCATCGAGGCGGCCGCCCCGGGGCACGTGGCCGCCGTCCGCCGGCACCTCATCGACCTGCTCACCGCCGAGGAGATCGCGGCGCTGGGCGCGCTGACCCACCGGGTGGTCGACCACCTCACCGACCGCGCGGCCACGGAGGCGTGA